The following are from one region of the Corylus avellana chromosome ca1, CavTom2PMs-1.0 genome:
- the LOC132179513 gene encoding pathogenesis-related thaumatin-like protein 3.5 — MYILLYKHLLSCCSPQLSQTEDRRMASHVNVLLTTFLIFTIIVSVSVNLSESTRSFTIVNDCKETIWPGITHGENFNGGGFSLKPGQSAVYTASPGWGGHIWARTGCNFDKNGNGTCQTGDCGTTLNCTSPGNPPASLAEFSLGDVDFYDISLVDGFNLPMIVKAINGKGNCSTVGCDGDLRQSCPSELALKANGKVIACRSACEVFDSDEYCCRGMHGNPGTCLPTNYSKSFKKVCPAAYSYAFDDPTSLTTCSGADFIVAFCASRNQTVCSYHDKQLACNQSKGLRPVSQGWWVPMFALPLMFKFLVIF, encoded by the exons ATGTATATTCTTTTATATAAACATCTACTTTCATGTTGCTCACCTCAGCTTAGCCAAACAGAGGATAGGAGGATGGCTTCTCATGTCAATGTACTTCTCACAACTTTCCTCATCTTCACTATCATTGTATCAG TGAGTGTCAATTTGTCTGAAAGCACAAGAAGTTTCACCATAGTCAATGACTGCAAGGAAACAATTTGGCCCGGAATTACCCACGGTGAGAACTTCAATGGCGGTGGTTTTTCACTTAAACCAGGCCAGTCTGCTGTCTATACAGCTTCACCAGGGTGGGGTGGCCACATATGGGCTCGAACAGGCTGCAATTTCGACAAAAATGGTAACGGCACATGCCAAACTGGCGACTGTGGCACCACCCTCAATTGCACAAGCCCGGGTAACCCGCCCGCCTCCCTCGCAGAGTTTAGCCTTGGAGACGTCGATTTTTACGATATTAGCCTTGTAGATGGCTTTAATTTGCCTATGATTGTCAAAGCTATTAATGGTAAAGGCAATTGCAGCACTGTCGGCTGCGACGGAGATTTACGGCAAAGTTGCCCGTCGGAGCTCGCCCTCAAGGCCAATGGAAAGGTCATTGCTTGCCGGAGTGCATGTGAGGTGTTCGACAGTGATGAGTATTGTTGTAGAGGAATGCATGGAAATCCTGGGACATGTTTACCTACAAACTACTCCAAGAGTTTCAAGAAAGTGTGCCCAGCAGCATACAGCTATGCATTTGACGACCCTACCAGTCTTACAACTTGCTCTGGAGCAGACTTCATTGTAGCCTTCTGTGCATCAAG GAACCAAACGGTGTGCTCATATCATGATAAGCAGCTTGCCTGTAACCAATCAAAGGGCTTAAGACCAGTCTCTCAGGGATGGTGGGTCCCAATGTTTGCTTTACCCTtgatgtttaaatttttggtcattttttag